In Macadamia integrifolia cultivar HAES 741 chromosome 1, SCU_Mint_v3, whole genome shotgun sequence, a single window of DNA contains:
- the LOC122091707 gene encoding 30S ribosomal protein S21, chloroplastic: MASTVLCNFLSFTLPSQRLPTNKPRTQLIFSSSSSSSVPCGSLISISCSRSFQNGIYGNELVPVVENEPHSSYSSDLLPVVCPSLLYANTLFFKSAYNVQVIVGEDESEEALLRRFRREVMKAGVILESKRRRYFENKQDERKRRTRDAARRNRRRRTFTPRTPPPDKQESSNKKKDEDEEEDNWEILEGDLPY, from the exons ATGGCTTCTACGGTTCTCTGCAACTTCCTTTCCTTCACATTACCATCACAACGACTTCCCACCAATAAACCCAGAACCCAActcatcttttcttcttcttcttcttcatctgttcCTTGTGGTTCTCTTATTTCTATCTCATGTTCCAGATCGTTTCAGAATGGTATCTACGGAAATGAGTTAGTTCCAGTAGTGGAGAACGAGCCtcattcttcttattcatcGGATTTATTGCCCGTGGTATGCCCTTCTCTTCTTTACGCGAATACCCTTTTCTTCAAATCTGCATACAACGTTCAGGTCATTGTGGGTGAAGATGAATCAGAAGAGGCCTTGCTTAGGAGGTTTCGGAGGGAAGTAATGAAGGCTGGAGTAATTCTGGAATCCAAGAGGAGAAGGTACTTTGAGAACAAGCAGgatgagaggaagagaaggaccAGAGATGCTGCTAGGAGGAATCGAAGAAG ACGAACCTTCACCCCGAGAACTCCACCTCCAGATAAGCAGGAATCATcgaacaagaagaaggatgaggatgaagaagaagataactGGGAAATTCTTGAAGGAGACCTTCCCTATTGA